A portion of the Corynebacterium heidelbergense genome contains these proteins:
- the tkt gene encoding transketolase, translating to MTLSPELQALTVRKYPAQWSDLDTRAIDMTRVLAVDAVENCGSGHPGTAMSLAPLAYTLYQRVLRHNPKDTGWIGRDRFVLSCGHTSLTQYLQLYLGGFGLEIEDIKKLRTWDSLTPGHPEYAHTRGVEITTGPLGQGLASAVGMAMAARRERALFDPSAPAGQSPFDHHIFVIASDGDIEEGVTAEASSLAGTQQLDNLIVFWDDNGISIEDDTTIAFTEDVVARYAAYGWQTLDVTGEDVEGIMAAVETAKAETTRPTFIRMRSVIANPAPHAMNTGASHGAALGAAEVEAIKQELDFPNEPFPVDENALRHARQHLAARGEQLQAEWTESFDKWAAENPEKKELFDRLFSRTLPRDYAADLPVWEPGDSLATRKASEAVLQVLGKTLPELWGGSADLAGSTNTIIKGEDSFGPESISTSTFKASPLGRNLHFGIREHAMGAILNGIALHGPTRPYGATFLQFADYMRPSVRLGALMGVDTYLVWTHDSIALGEDGPTHQPVEHLAALRAIPDLAVLRPADANETAAAWVAALEADPAPKAFAFTRQNVPVLEGTKEKAREGIRRGAYTLVEASTGTPELILIATGSEVQIAVEAAQIMEDRGTPTRVVSMPVMEWFLQQDRAYRDEILPPSVTARVSIEAGIAMPWHQFTGFAGRNVSIERFGASADYHTLYEKFGMTTERVIAIIDDMMAAEA from the coding sequence GTGACTCTCTCCCCAGAACTCCAGGCGCTGACCGTGCGCAAATACCCCGCGCAGTGGTCGGACCTCGATACCCGGGCCATCGACATGACTCGCGTTCTGGCGGTTGACGCGGTGGAAAACTGCGGCTCCGGCCACCCCGGCACGGCCATGAGCCTGGCCCCCCTCGCCTACACCCTGTACCAGCGAGTCCTGCGCCACAACCCCAAGGACACCGGCTGGATCGGCCGCGACCGCTTCGTCCTGTCCTGCGGCCACACCTCCCTCACCCAGTACCTTCAGCTCTACCTCGGCGGTTTCGGCCTGGAGATCGAGGACATCAAGAAGCTCCGCACCTGGGATTCCCTGACCCCCGGCCACCCGGAATACGCCCACACCCGCGGCGTGGAGATCACCACCGGCCCGCTCGGCCAGGGCCTCGCCTCCGCCGTGGGCATGGCAATGGCCGCCCGCCGCGAACGTGCCCTCTTCGATCCCTCCGCCCCCGCAGGCCAGTCCCCCTTCGACCACCACATCTTCGTCATCGCCTCCGACGGGGACATCGAAGAGGGCGTCACTGCGGAAGCCAGCTCCCTGGCGGGTACCCAGCAACTCGATAATCTCATCGTGTTCTGGGACGACAACGGTATTTCGATTGAGGACGACACCACCATTGCGTTCACCGAAGACGTCGTGGCGCGCTACGCCGCCTACGGGTGGCAGACCCTAGATGTCACCGGCGAAGACGTGGAGGGCATCATGGCCGCCGTGGAAACAGCGAAGGCGGAGACCACCCGCCCCACCTTCATCCGGATGCGCTCCGTCATCGCCAACCCCGCCCCCCACGCCATGAACACGGGCGCCTCTCACGGCGCGGCCCTCGGCGCGGCTGAGGTGGAAGCGATCAAGCAGGAGCTGGACTTCCCCAACGAGCCCTTCCCGGTCGACGAGAATGCCCTGCGCCACGCCCGTCAGCACCTCGCCGCCCGCGGCGAGCAACTGCAGGCCGAATGGACGGAAAGCTTCGACAAGTGGGCTGCGGAGAACCCCGAGAAGAAAGAGCTTTTCGACCGCCTCTTCTCCCGCACCCTCCCCCGTGACTACGCCGCGGACCTCCCCGTGTGGGAGCCGGGAGATTCCCTGGCGACCCGTAAGGCCTCCGAGGCCGTGCTGCAGGTGCTGGGCAAGACACTTCCGGAGCTGTGGGGCGGGTCCGCCGACCTGGCCGGGTCCACCAACACCATCATCAAGGGAGAGGACTCGTTCGGCCCCGAATCCATCTCCACCAGCACCTTCAAGGCCTCTCCCCTGGGCCGCAACCTCCACTTCGGCATCCGCGAGCACGCCATGGGCGCGATCCTCAACGGCATCGCCCTGCACGGCCCCACCCGCCCCTACGGCGCGACGTTCCTCCAGTTCGCCGACTACATGCGCCCCTCCGTCCGCCTCGGCGCGCTGATGGGCGTGGACACGTACCTGGTGTGGACCCACGATTCCATCGCCCTCGGGGAGGATGGACCGACTCACCAGCCAGTGGAACACCTTGCGGCACTGCGGGCCATCCCGGATCTGGCCGTCCTGCGCCCCGCTGATGCCAACGAAACCGCCGCCGCCTGGGTCGCCGCCCTCGAAGCGGACCCGGCTCCCAAGGCCTTCGCCTTCACCCGGCAGAACGTCCCCGTACTGGAGGGGACGAAGGAGAAGGCGCGGGAGGGGATCCGGCGCGGCGCATACACCCTCGTGGAGGCCTCCACCGGCACCCCCGAGCTGATCCTCATCGCCACGGGTTCCGAGGTGCAGATCGCCGTGGAGGCTGCGCAGATCATGGAGGACCGGGGCACCCCCACCCGCGTCGTATCCATGCCCGTCATGGAGTGGTTCCTGCAGCAGGACCGGGCCTACCGGGACGAGATCCTGCCCCCCAGCGTCACCGCCCGAGTGTCCATCGAGGCGGGCATCGCCATGCCGTGGCACCAGTTCACCGGCTTCGCGGGGCGTAACGTGTCCATCGAACGCTTCGGCGCTTCGGCGGACTACCACACGCTCTACGAGAAGTTCGGGATGACTACCGAGCGGGTCATCGCCATCATCGATGACATGATGGCCGCCGAGGCTTAA
- the tal gene encoding transaldolase, whose amino-acid sequence MTAPITALAQAGTSVWLDDLSRQRLRSGNLAEVIRTKGVVGVTTNPAIFKQAMSVGTAYDEQIAQLAQQGVPAESAVFAMATDDVRDACDLFREIHRDTDGKDGWVSLEVDPRLANDRDATVTQARELAETVDRDNIMIKIPATEDCLPAITGVLGAGISVNVTLIFSVARYNQVVQAFIDGIAEARHNGHDISKIRSVASFFISRVDTEIDARLDTATAAAEAAGERKDFSDLKGKAGIANARLAYDAFSRAFGDSPVWQELAQAGAHVQRPLWASTSVKNAAYPDTLYVTELAGPDTVNTMPEDTLDATIDHAEVTGDTLTGTADDARQVFEKLAAAGIDLADVWEVLEAQGVDKFVSSWEELLGTLDQQLTKA is encoded by the coding sequence ATGACAGCCCCCATCACCGCGCTGGCCCAGGCCGGCACGTCCGTATGGCTCGACGACCTATCCCGGCAGCGCCTGCGCAGCGGCAACCTGGCCGAGGTCATCCGCACGAAGGGGGTGGTGGGGGTAACCACGAACCCCGCCATCTTCAAGCAGGCCATGTCCGTCGGCACCGCCTACGACGAGCAGATCGCCCAGTTGGCGCAGCAGGGTGTTCCCGCCGAATCCGCCGTCTTCGCCATGGCCACAGACGATGTCCGGGACGCCTGCGACCTCTTCCGGGAGATCCACCGGGACACCGATGGCAAGGACGGCTGGGTTTCCCTGGAAGTTGATCCTCGGCTCGCCAACGACCGGGACGCCACCGTCACCCAGGCTCGGGAACTCGCGGAGACCGTGGACCGCGACAACATCATGATCAAGATCCCGGCCACAGAGGACTGCCTACCCGCCATCACCGGTGTCCTGGGCGCCGGGATTTCCGTCAACGTCACCCTCATCTTCTCCGTTGCCCGGTACAACCAGGTCGTTCAAGCCTTCATTGACGGCATCGCGGAAGCCCGCCACAACGGTCACGACATTTCCAAGATTAGGTCGGTGGCGTCCTTCTTCATCTCCCGGGTTGACACGGAGATCGACGCTCGCCTGGATACCGCCACCGCCGCCGCCGAGGCCGCGGGCGAAAGGAAGGATTTTTCGGACCTCAAGGGCAAGGCGGGCATCGCCAATGCCCGTTTGGCTTATGACGCCTTTAGCCGCGCGTTCGGCGACAGCCCCGTATGGCAGGAGCTGGCGCAGGCCGGGGCGCATGTGCAGCGCCCCCTGTGGGCCTCCACCTCAGTGAAGAACGCGGCCTACCCGGACACCCTGTACGTTACGGAACTGGCCGGTCCGGACACGGTCAACACCATGCCGGAGGACACTCTGGATGCCACGATCGACCACGCGGAGGTCACCGGGGACACCCTCACCGGCACCGCGGATGATGCCCGGCAGGTGTTCGAGAAGCTGGCGGCCGCGGGCATCGACCTGGCGGATGTGTGGGAAGTCCTGGAGGCCCAGGGCGTGGACAAGTTCGTCAGCTCCTGGGAGGAGTTGCTGGGCACCCTCGATCAGCAGCTCACCAAGGCCTGA